In one window of Nicotiana tabacum cultivar K326 chromosome 12, ASM71507v2, whole genome shotgun sequence DNA:
- the LOC107821549 gene encoding transcription initiation factor TFIID subunit 11 — translation MKHSKDPFEAAIEEQEGSPPESPVGLDENENEDQAALNVSVHGDDDANINAGTENRLISVTAPISVGTAGPSGKTKEEDEEEEEENMDVELGKFASSSDPDKVVKMQSILSQFTEQQMSRYESFRRSGFQKSNMKRLLTSITGSAKISVPMTIVVSGIAKLFVGELVETARMVMAERKDTGPIRPCHMREAYRRLKLEGKIPKGSVPRLFR, via the exons ATGAAACATTCCAAGGATCCTTTTGAAGCTGCCATTGAGGAACAGGAGGGCTCACCCCCTGAATCTCCTGTTGGCCTTGACGAGAATGAAAACGAAGACCAAGCTGCACTTAATGTTAGTGTTCATGGCGATGACGATGCTAATATTAATGCTGGCACTGAAAATCGTTTGATATCTGTCACTGCACCGATTTCTGTTGGTACTGCTGGTCCAAGTGGTAAAACAAAAGAGGAagatgaggaggaagaggaagaaaacATGGATGTGGAGTTAGGAAAGTTTGCATCAAGCAGTGATCCTGATAAAGTGGTGAAGATGCA GTCTATACTATCCCAATTCACAGAGCAGCAAATGAGTCGGTATGAATCTTTCCGTAGGTCTGGTTTTCAGAAATCTAACATGAAGCGG TTACTGACCAGTATCACAGGAAGTGCAAAGATATCTGTCCCAATGACAATTGTGGTGTCTGGTATAGCAAAGTTGTTTGTTGGTGAGCTTGTCGAAACAG CTAGAATGGTTATGGCGGAGAGAAAGGATACAGGGCCAATCAGGCCGTGTCACATGAGAGAAGCGTATAGAAGGCTAAAACTTGAAGGCAAGATTCCAAAAGGATCAGTACCCAGGCTTTTCCGCTAG